The following coding sequences are from one Arachis hypogaea cultivar Tifrunner chromosome 7, arahy.Tifrunner.gnm2.J5K5, whole genome shotgun sequence window:
- the LOC112704103 gene encoding plastid-lipid-associated protein 6, chloroplastic-like, producing MAHQQDIEGWPLGLLQPLNNARVTELARSGNMSAISGLNRGLVANEDDLRKADAAAKELKAARGLVDLSADLDKLQGRWRLIYSSAFSSRTLGGSQLGPPTERLLPITLGQVFSG from the exons ATGGCTCATCAACAG GATATTGAGGGGTGGCCATTAGGATTATTGCAACCACTGAATAATGCAAGGGTTACTGAGTTGGCCAGAAGTGGTAACATG AGTGCTATTTCTGGGCTGAATAGAGGTCTTGTTGCAAATGAGGATGATCTGAGAAAGGCGGATGCTGCGGCTAAGGAACTTAAAGCTGCCAGAGGACTAGTTGATCTCTCGGCTGACCTcgataaattgcaaggaagatGGAGACTAATATATAGCAGTGCATTCTCATCTCGTACTCTAGGCGGCAGCCAGCTTGGACCTCCCACCGAAAGACTCCTTCCTATAACTCTTGGACAG gtattttctggctga
- the LOC140174373 gene encoding uncharacterized protein encodes MADFIAEMTPGNSPPESWKLHVDGSSNVTAGGAGVILESQNGVVIEQSVRYEFPISNNQAEYEALLAGLTLAREVGAKILEINTDSQVVSSQINGDYQTRDPLLQQYLAQVNKLKEEFDQITIRHVPRERNARADLLSKLAST; translated from the coding sequence atggccgacttcatcgctgaAATGACCCCGGGAAACTCACCTCCCGAGTCATGGAAATTACACGTCGACGGCTCCTCGAACGTCACTGCCGGAGGCGCCGGAGTCATTCTCGAAAGTCAAAACGGCGTCGTGATCGAACAGTCGGTGCGATACGAATTCCCGATCTCaaataaccaagcagaatatgaggccctCCTAGCAGGCTTAACCCTAGCCAGAGAGGTCGGGGCAAAGATCCTGGAAATAAACACGGATTCGCAAGTAGTCAGTTCCCAAATTAACGGAGACTACCAAACGCGAGATCCCCTGCTGCAACAATACCTTGCCCAAGTTAACAAACTCAAAGAAGAATTTGACCAGATAACCATACGGCACGTCCCCAGGGAACGAAATGCCAGGGCCGACCTCCTCTCTAAACTAGCCAGCACCTAA